In the Hordeum vulgare subsp. vulgare chromosome 7H, MorexV3_pseudomolecules_assembly, whole genome shotgun sequence genome, one interval contains:
- the LOC123408675 gene encoding GDSL esterase/lipase ACHE-like: MSLLRLQYYCVLGAVAGAVLFATLRYMPAAGSSVALSTTSALATAAASAGAGEHRKSKGMAQAPTKAAAKVATKRKEVVVFNFGDSNSDTGGVAAIMGIRIAPSEGRAFFHHPTGMLSDGRVVLDPHCAVVLHLARLFA; the protein is encoded by the coding sequence ATGAGCCTGCTGCGGCTGCAGTACTACTGCGTGCTGGGGGCGGTGGCCGGGGCCGTCCTGTTCGCCACGCTCCGCTACATGCCGGCCGCTGGCAGCAGCGTGGCCCTCTCCACCACCTCCGCCCTCGCCACGGCGGCGGCGTCCGCCGGGGCCGGCGAGCACCGGAAGAGCAAGGGGATGGCGCAGGCGCCCACGAAGGCGGCGGCGAAGGTGGCGACGAAGCGGAAGGAGGTGGTGGTGTTCAACTTCGGTGACTCCAACTCGGACACGGGCGGGGTGGCGGCGATAATGGGGATCCGCATCGCGCCGTCGGAGGGGCGCGCCTTCTTCCACCACCCCACCGGCATGCTCTCTGACGGCCGCGTCGTCCTCGACCCGCACTGTGCTGTGGTGCTCCATCTAGCTCGCCTTTTCGCCTAG